The following coding sequences are from one Gemmatimonadota bacterium window:
- a CDS encoding exopolysaccharide biosynthesis protein, whose amino-acid sequence MPQRAASLEEMLDQIEEVSTETTSVTFDQILDAVGRRSFGPLLIVAGLVVLAPVVGDIPGMPTAVAIFVALVAGQFAFGAEQIWLPRWMLDRSVKSARLGKPLRFLRKPAAWIDGLTRPRLRALAGPHAVRVVASICLALAVVMPLMEVVPFSANAAGLILAVFGLALIASDGLMVVIGTLVTLATLVLMALVLF is encoded by the coding sequence ATGCCCCAACGCGCCGCCAGTCTCGAGGAAATGCTCGATCAGATCGAGGAAGTCTCCACGGAGACCACCTCGGTCACATTTGACCAGATTCTCGACGCGGTGGGGCGTCGCTCCTTCGGGCCGTTGCTGATCGTGGCGGGGTTGGTCGTGCTGGCGCCGGTGGTCGGTGACATCCCGGGGATGCCGACGGCGGTGGCGATCTTCGTCGCGCTGGTCGCCGGCCAGTTCGCGTTCGGCGCCGAGCAGATCTGGCTCCCGCGCTGGATGCTCGACCGCTCGGTCAAGAGCGCCAGGCTCGGCAAGCCGCTCCGCTTCCTGCGGAAGCCCGCTGCCTGGATCGACGGACTGACCCGACCCCGTCTGCGAGCGCTCGCCGGCCCCCACGCGGTTCGCGTCGTGGCGAGCATCTGCCTGGCGCTCGCCGTGGTGATGCCGCTCATGGAGGTTGTGCCGTTCAGCGCCAACGCGGCCGGCCTCATCTTGGCGGTGTTCGGGCTCGCGCTGATCGCCAGCGACGGCCTCATGGTGGTCATCGGTACCCTGGTGACGCTGGCAACGCTGGTGTTGATGGCGCTGGTCCTGTTCTAG